From one Symbiobacterium terraclitae genomic stretch:
- a CDS encoding T3SS (YopN, CesT) and YbjN peptide-binding chaperone 1 — protein MTKAEMYFEFLKDEGYVPRYDNDGDIVFKVEGLSYILFASEEDPEYFRLVLPFFWKIESPEERQRVLAAACRVNAEIKVVKVYPVEDNVWASVELLFDPADGFKPVFNRALRVLRHGVEHFTELMRTPLQ, from the coding sequence GTGACAAAAGCAGAGATGTACTTCGAGTTCCTGAAGGACGAGGGATACGTACCAAGATACGACAACGACGGGGACATCGTCTTCAAGGTCGAGGGGCTGTCCTACATCCTCTTCGCATCGGAGGAGGATCCCGAGTACTTCCGGCTGGTGCTGCCGTTCTTCTGGAAGATCGAGAGTCCTGAGGAGCGCCAGCGGGTGCTGGCGGCGGCGTGCCGCGTGAACGCGGAGATCAAGGTGGTCAAGGTCTACCCGGTGGAGGACAACGTGTGGGCTTCGGTGGAGCTGCTCTTTGACCCCGCCGACGGCTTCAAGCCGGTGTTCAACCGGGCACTTCGGGTGCTCCGCCACGGGGTCGAACACTTCACCGAGCTGATGCGCACGCCGCTTCAGTGA
- a CDS encoding NifB/NifX family molybdenum-iron cluster-binding protein, protein MRIAIPLAGDQVAPHVGHCRTYLIADVEDKQVVRSVEVANPGHGPGGPPPFFLADQGVDLVLAWGIPPHARELFRSRGVDYILGCNGKAADVLQDYLNGTLKLTDEGLEGGGGCHCH, encoded by the coding sequence ATGCGCATTGCCATCCCGCTGGCCGGGGACCAGGTGGCGCCCCATGTCGGCCACTGCCGCACCTATCTGATCGCAGACGTGGAGGACAAGCAGGTCGTACGCTCGGTAGAGGTCGCCAACCCCGGTCACGGGCCCGGCGGTCCGCCCCCGTTCTTCCTGGCCGACCAGGGCGTCGACCTGGTCCTGGCCTGGGGCATTCCGCCGCACGCCCGGGAGCTGTTCCGGAGCAGGGGCGTTGATTACATCCTGGGCTGCAACGGCAAGGCTGCCGACGTGCTGCAGGACTACCTGAACGGCACCCTGAAGCTGACAGACGAGGGGCTGGAGGGCGGCGGCGGCTGCCACTGCCACTAG
- a CDS encoding LamB/YcsF family protein, translated as MTRIDLNCDMGESFGAYTIGADEEIMPLVSSANIACGFHGGDPLVMRRAVRLARKHGVAVGAHPGYRDLAGFGRRSIACSPDEIYGDVLYQIGALAAFCKTEGVALRHVKPHGALYNTAAVDPAVARAIAAAVADFDRGLFLFAPPGSALEEAGAAAGLRVVREAFADRRYAADGTLLPRSRPGSVLRDPGEAAAQACQVACAGTVTAATGEEVPVAARTICVHGDHDGAVERLRRIRESLAAAGVEVAAPHLD; from the coding sequence GTGACGCGGATCGACCTCAACTGCGATATGGGTGAATCCTTTGGCGCCTACACCATCGGGGCCGACGAGGAGATCATGCCCCTGGTCTCCTCGGCCAACATCGCATGCGGCTTCCACGGCGGCGACCCGCTGGTCATGCGGCGGGCGGTCCGGTTGGCGCGGAAGCACGGGGTGGCCGTCGGCGCGCATCCGGGCTACCGAGACCTGGCCGGGTTCGGCCGGCGGTCGATCGCCTGCAGCCCGGACGAGATCTACGGCGACGTGCTCTACCAGATCGGCGCCCTCGCCGCCTTCTGCAAGACGGAGGGAGTGGCGCTGCGCCACGTGAAGCCCCACGGTGCGCTCTACAACACCGCTGCGGTCGATCCTGCCGTCGCGCGGGCCATCGCCGCCGCCGTCGCGGACTTCGACCGGGGGCTTTTCCTCTTCGCCCCGCCGGGGTCGGCGCTGGAGGAGGCGGGGGCGGCCGCCGGGCTGCGGGTGGTGCGGGAGGCCTTCGCCGACCGCAGGTATGCCGCCGACGGCACGCTGCTGCCGCGGTCCCGGCCGGGATCGGTGCTGCGCGACCCGGGGGAGGCTGCCGCCCAGGCCTGCCAGGTGGCCTGCGCGGGGACCGTGACGGCGGCGACCGGCGAGGAGGTTCCGGTGGCGGCCCGCACGATCTGCGTCCACGGCGACCACGACGGCGCGGTGGAGCGGCTCCGCCGGATCCGCGAGTCGCTGGCCGCCGCGGGCGTGGAGGTGGCCGCGCCGCACCTGGACTGA
- a CDS encoding DUF2500 domain-containing protein, with product MSYAFGPSGVPVSGPVRIDPAFGPSFGDGLADLMFTIVPMLVIGGFLFGIGSLIIRTAHNLQQPLLSRRARVVGRRMRVSSSGTDDHHHTHTSYYVTFEFDDGSREEFSVPGSQYGMLAEGDVGTLRSQGTWFKGFDRET from the coding sequence GTGTCGTACGCCTTCGGCCCGTCTGGCGTGCCGGTCAGCGGCCCCGTCCGCATTGACCCCGCATTCGGACCTTCCTTTGGCGACGGCCTGGCCGACCTGATGTTCACCATCGTGCCGATGCTGGTCATCGGCGGCTTCCTGTTCGGCATCGGCTCCCTGATCATCCGCACCGCCCACAACCTGCAGCAGCCGCTGCTGAGCCGCCGGGCCAGGGTCGTCGGGCGGCGTATGCGCGTGAGCAGCAGCGGCACCGACGATCACCATCACACCCACACCTCGTACTACGTCACGTTCGAGTTCGACGACGGCAGCCGGGAGGAGTTCTCCGTGCCGGGGAGCCAGTATGGGATGCTGGCCGAGGGCGACGTCGGCACGCTGCGGTCGCAGGGCACGTGGTTCAAGGGGTTCGACCGGGAGACTTGA
- a CDS encoding NAD(P)/FAD-dependent oxidoreductase, translating into MRRHVYDVIILGSGSVGTPAAMAMAGQGLKVLVIDPAASPGQGSNKAAIGGIRATHSDPAKIRLCMRSLEIFATWEPIHGEDIGWLQGGYMFVAYTPREERLLKDLLVTQKSYGLNIDWYDRDDLLEIVPDLNPDGLIGGTFSPEDGSASPLLSIHAFWREAQRLGAAFRFREQPLSIHVSGGRVTGVRTDKGEYAAPVVVNAAGAWARPVAQMAGCDVPVIPDLHEAAITEPVARFLGPMVVDIRPAPGSANFYFYQQKSGQVLFCITPDPPIWGSDRSETSTFLPLVAPRLLDLMPRLAPLRVRRTWRGMYPMTPDGSPIVGWAPEVEGLLYAVGMCGQGFMLGPGVGELLARMVAGGLTPADEAVLRALTPERTFAGQEALK; encoded by the coding sequence ATGCGTAGGCACGTCTACGACGTGATCATCCTCGGGTCCGGCAGCGTGGGCACCCCCGCGGCGATGGCGATGGCGGGCCAGGGGCTGAAGGTGCTGGTGATCGACCCGGCTGCCAGCCCCGGGCAGGGCTCCAACAAGGCGGCCATCGGCGGGATCCGGGCGACGCACTCGGACCCGGCCAAGATCCGCCTCTGCATGCGCAGCCTCGAGATCTTCGCCACCTGGGAGCCGATCCACGGCGAGGACATCGGCTGGCTGCAGGGCGGCTACATGTTCGTCGCCTACACGCCGCGGGAGGAGCGGCTGCTGAAGGACCTGCTGGTCACGCAGAAGTCGTACGGGCTGAACATCGACTGGTACGACCGGGACGACCTGCTGGAGATCGTGCCCGACCTGAACCCCGACGGCCTGATCGGCGGCACCTTCTCGCCGGAGGACGGCTCGGCCTCGCCCCTGCTCAGCATCCACGCCTTCTGGCGGGAGGCGCAGCGTCTCGGTGCGGCGTTCCGCTTCCGGGAGCAGCCGCTTTCGATTCACGTGTCGGGCGGCCGGGTGACGGGCGTCCGCACCGACAAGGGCGAGTACGCGGCTCCTGTGGTCGTCAACGCCGCCGGAGCGTGGGCCCGGCCCGTGGCTCAGATGGCCGGCTGCGACGTGCCGGTGATCCCAGACCTGCATGAGGCGGCCATCACTGAGCCGGTGGCCAGGTTCCTGGGGCCGATGGTGGTGGACATCCGGCCGGCCCCGGGGTCGGCGAACTTCTACTTCTACCAGCAGAAGTCCGGGCAGGTGCTCTTCTGCATCACGCCGGACCCGCCCATCTGGGGGAGCGACCGCAGTGAGACCAGCACCTTCCTGCCGCTGGTGGCACCAAGGCTGCTGGACCTGATGCCCAGGCTCGCCCCCCTGCGGGTGCGGCGCACCTGGCGGGGCATGTACCCGATGACCCCCGACGGCTCGCCCATTGTCGGCTGGGCACCTGAGGTGGAGGGGCTGCTCTACGCCGTGGGAATGTGCGGCCAGGGCTTCATGCTCGGCCCCGGCGTGGGCGAGCTGCTCGCCCGGATGGTGGCCGGCGGGCTGACCCCCGCCGACGAAGCGGTGCTCCGGGCGCTTACGCCGGAGCGGACCTTCGCCGGGCAGGAGGCGCTGAAGTAG
- a CDS encoding FAD-dependent oxidoreductase, whose translation MTTTYRIDSHPILPTAPRAPVPFSWQGRALTAGEGETIAAALFANGIRTFGHHHKDGSPQGIFCANGQCAQCLVLADGRPVKACMVRVRPGMRVEPLDGLPELPPGASHPPRAGTIREVAVPVLIIGGGPAGLSAAAELGRLGIETLLVDDKHRLGGKLVLQTHRFFGSVEAVWAGRRGIDIATLLEEQVRAHPSVSVWLNSTALAVFSDGKVGVLRGDEYVLVRPEVLLVATGAREKSLVFPGNTLPGVYGAGAFQTLVNRDLIRPARRLFIVGGGNVGLIAGYHALQAGITVVGLVEAMAECGGYKVHKDKLVRMGVPVYTRHTIVRANGRDEVESVTVAAVDEQFRPVPGTERTFACDTVLIAVGLDPVDELYRRARAFGMRAFVAGDAEEIAEASAAIFSGRIAGREVARALGHPVDEVPEEWRHMAGILKSKPGAVTPECPPQAEEGVFPVFHCTQEIPCNPCTAACLHGLIRIDPGDIRRTPRFTPRNEQGRRCGGCERCVAHCPGLAITLVDFRRDPYFPTVTIPYEFLKDTIRTGDMVTVLDTTGHELGEAVVQDLRIHESNDRTLLVRVRAPKAIATRIAGIRVQQPEEGMPEERYVPRMQDDAILCRCNRVRAGEVRELVRRGYRDLNQIKAVTGAGMGACGGKTCGTLMLRLLREEGVGPEEVTPMTLRPLFVEVELARFAGAVREQAGGAGTASESTGGKEGRSDA comes from the coding sequence ATGACGACGACCTACCGCATCGACTCGCACCCGATTCTTCCCACGGCACCGAGGGCTCCCGTGCCCTTCTCCTGGCAGGGCCGGGCGCTCACGGCCGGCGAGGGGGAGACCATCGCCGCAGCCCTGTTCGCCAACGGCATCCGCACCTTCGGCCACCACCACAAGGACGGCTCGCCCCAGGGCATCTTCTGCGCCAACGGGCAGTGCGCCCAATGCCTCGTGCTGGCCGATGGACGGCCGGTGAAAGCCTGCATGGTGCGGGTCAGGCCCGGGATGCGGGTGGAGCCGCTCGACGGCCTGCCGGAGCTTCCCCCTGGGGCATCGCATCCGCCCAGGGCAGGCACCATCCGCGAAGTCGCCGTGCCCGTCCTGATCATCGGCGGTGGACCTGCGGGGCTCTCCGCGGCGGCGGAGCTGGGCAGGCTGGGCATCGAGACCCTGTTGGTGGACGACAAGCACCGGCTGGGTGGCAAGCTGGTCCTGCAGACGCACCGCTTCTTCGGCTCGGTGGAGGCGGTCTGGGCGGGGCGCCGGGGCATCGACATCGCCACGCTCCTGGAGGAGCAGGTGCGCGCCCATCCGTCCGTCTCGGTCTGGCTGAACAGCACGGCGCTGGCGGTCTTCAGCGACGGGAAGGTGGGCGTGCTCCGGGGCGACGAGTACGTGCTGGTCAGGCCCGAAGTCCTGCTGGTGGCCACCGGCGCCCGGGAGAAGAGCCTGGTCTTCCCCGGCAATACCCTGCCTGGCGTCTACGGCGCAGGCGCCTTCCAGACCCTGGTCAACCGCGACCTCATCCGGCCCGCCCGCCGGCTCTTCATCGTGGGCGGCGGTAACGTCGGCCTGATCGCCGGTTACCACGCCCTGCAGGCGGGCATCACCGTCGTCGGCCTGGTGGAGGCCATGGCGGAGTGCGGCGGCTACAAGGTCCACAAGGACAAGCTGGTCCGCATGGGCGTGCCCGTCTACACGCGCCACACCATCGTGCGCGCGAACGGCCGGGACGAGGTGGAGTCGGTCACCGTCGCGGCGGTGGACGAGCAGTTCCGGCCGGTGCCGGGCACGGAGCGGACGTTTGCGTGCGACACGGTGCTGATCGCCGTCGGGCTGGACCCGGTGGACGAACTCTACCGCCGGGCCCGTGCGTTCGGCATGCGGGCCTTCGTGGCGGGGGACGCCGAGGAGATTGCCGAGGCCTCGGCTGCCATCTTCAGCGGCCGGATCGCGGGGCGGGAAGTGGCCCGGGCCCTGGGGCATCCCGTGGACGAGGTGCCGGAGGAGTGGCGGCACATGGCCGGCATCCTCAAGAGCAAGCCTGGCGCCGTGACGCCGGAGTGCCCGCCGCAGGCGGAGGAGGGGGTCTTCCCGGTCTTCCACTGCACGCAGGAGATCCCGTGCAACCCCTGCACCGCCGCCTGCCTTCACGGGCTGATCCGCATCGACCCCGGGGACATCCGCCGGACGCCGCGGTTCACCCCGCGGAACGAGCAGGGCCGGCGATGCGGCGGCTGCGAGCGCTGCGTCGCCCACTGCCCCGGCCTGGCCATCACCCTGGTCGACTTCCGGCGCGACCCCTACTTCCCCACCGTGACCATCCCGTACGAGTTCCTGAAGGACACCATCCGCACCGGCGACATGGTCACCGTGCTGGACACGACCGGCCACGAGCTGGGCGAGGCGGTGGTGCAGGACCTGCGCATCCACGAGTCCAACGACCGGACGCTGCTGGTGCGGGTCCGTGCACCCAAGGCGATCGCCACCCGCATCGCCGGCATCCGGGTCCAGCAGCCAGAGGAAGGGATGCCGGAGGAGCGGTACGTGCCGCGGATGCAGGACGACGCCATCCTCTGCCGCTGCAACCGCGTGAGGGCGGGCGAGGTGCGGGAGTTGGTCCGGCGGGGCTACCGGGACCTGAACCAGATCAAGGCCGTGACCGGCGCCGGCATGGGCGCCTGCGGCGGCAAGACCTGCGGCACGCTGATGCTGCGGCTCCTCCGGGAGGAGGGCGTGGGGCCGGAGGAGGTCACGCCCATGACCCTGCGCCCGCTCTTCGTCGAGGTGGAACTGGCGCGGTTCGCCGGCGCCGTGCGGGAGCAGGCTGGAGGCGCCGGGACGGCGTCGGAGTCCACGGGCGGAAAGGAGGGCCGCAGCGATGCGTAG
- a CDS encoding DNA-methyltransferase — protein MYANRIYNADARDMSFIPDGVVDLVVTSPPYNVGIKYATHDDSLSMDEYLAMLEAVWRECYRVMAPGGRIAINVAGVDRKPYLPLHAYITLQMNRLGFNMRGEIIWNKGASVGVSTAWGSWCSPSNPTLRDLHEYILVFSKGDWRMGHRGETDLVPEEFVTYTKSVWEFPTVSARKVGHPAPFPLELPSRLIKLYTYKGDLVLDPFNGSGTTCQAAALLGRRWIGVDLDPGYCQLAERNMRALLEGAADHGARRATGAAGA, from the coding sequence ATGTACGCCAACCGCATCTACAATGCCGATGCCCGGGACATGAGCTTCATCCCCGACGGGGTGGTGGACCTGGTGGTGACCTCACCCCCCTACAACGTGGGGATCAAGTACGCCACCCACGACGACAGCCTCTCCATGGACGAGTACCTCGCCATGCTGGAGGCTGTCTGGCGCGAGTGCTACCGGGTCATGGCGCCCGGCGGCCGCATCGCCATCAACGTCGCCGGGGTCGACAGGAAGCCCTACCTGCCGCTGCACGCGTACATCACGCTGCAGATGAACCGGCTGGGCTTCAACATGCGGGGCGAGATCATCTGGAACAAGGGCGCCTCCGTGGGCGTGTCCACGGCCTGGGGCTCCTGGTGCAGCCCGTCCAACCCCACCCTGCGCGACCTGCACGAGTACATCCTGGTCTTCTCCAAGGGCGACTGGCGCATGGGCCACCGGGGCGAGACAGACCTGGTCCCCGAGGAGTTCGTCACCTACACCAAGTCGGTCTGGGAGTTCCCTACCGTCTCGGCCAGGAAGGTGGGCCACCCTGCGCCCTTCCCCCTGGAGTTGCCGAGCCGGCTGATCAAGCTATACACTTATAAGGGTGACCTGGTGCTGGATCCGTTCAACGGCAGCGGCACCACGTGCCAGGCGGCCGCACTGCTGGGCCGGCGCTGGATCGGCGTCGATCTGGACCCGGGGTACTGCCAGCTGGCGGAAAGGAACATGCGCGCGCTGCTGGAAGGCGCCGCTGACCACGGGGCCAGGAGGGCCACGGGCGCGGCGGGCGCCTAG
- a CDS encoding phosphate propanoyltransferase, which translates to MSEARTVIINVSARHVHLSPAHVEALFGPGYQLTVKKELMQPGQFAAEETVAVIGPKGSFPKVRVLGPARGASQVEISATDARTLGIPAVVRLSGNIAGTPGVILEGPKGRVELTEGVIVAARHIHMTPADAAKYGVTDRQVVRVKTNGGRPLTFDDVIVRVRDDMALEMHIDTDEANAAGIKDGDIGEILL; encoded by the coding sequence ATGTCCGAAGCACGTACCGTGATCATCAACGTCAGCGCCCGTCACGTACACCTCAGCCCGGCGCACGTCGAGGCGCTCTTCGGCCCCGGGTACCAGCTCACCGTGAAGAAGGAACTGATGCAGCCCGGCCAGTTCGCCGCCGAGGAGACCGTGGCGGTCATCGGGCCCAAGGGCTCCTTCCCGAAGGTCCGGGTGCTCGGCCCGGCCCGCGGCGCCTCGCAGGTCGAGATCTCCGCCACCGACGCCCGCACCCTGGGGATTCCCGCCGTCGTGCGCCTGAGCGGCAACATCGCCGGGACGCCGGGGGTCATCCTCGAGGGTCCCAAGGGCCGCGTGGAGCTGACCGAGGGCGTGATCGTGGCCGCCCGCCACATCCACATGACGCCCGCCGACGCCGCCAAGTACGGCGTCACCGACCGCCAGGTGGTCCGGGTGAAGACCAACGGCGGCCGCCCGCTCACCTTCGACGACGTGATCGTCCGGGTGCGGGACGACATGGCCCTCGAGATGCACATCGACACCGACGAGGCCAACGCCGCCGGCATCAAGGACGGCGACATCGGCGAGATCCTGCTGTAA
- a CDS encoding potassium/proton antiporter, whose translation MVALILGVALVIGVVASQLADRIGVPALVLFIGAGMILGSDISGWIYFDNAEAAQLIGTIALVEILFQGGLETEWKHVRKVIVPSSILATVGVLLTSGLTGLIAWWVLDIHWTMALLIGAIVGSTDAAATFAVIGTSDLRARLKYTLEAESGLNDPMAIFLTTIMIMWITQGPPTTLWAVGFLVWQMGLGVVGGLVAGWIMKKLLPRIRFQAAGLYPILLTGVAFTVFALVSLANGSGYLAVYILGIYLATLEIPYRQSVFRFHDGMAWLAQIVMFTVLGLLVFPSQMGPIAVPALAIAAGQILVARPLAVWLCTLGQRFTLREFVVLAWSGLRGAVPVILGTYPMVAGVPNSGMIFHVVFFVVLVSATLQGSTISWLADKLGQLLRGEPPRPVRLELMTMERLNADMLEVELNESSRATGMRLAELALPELCTVSAIYRDGRVVAPRGHTKLLAGDVLFVLAPKDHSARVEELIVGET comes from the coding sequence ATGGTTGCACTCATCCTGGGTGTAGCACTCGTAATCGGGGTGGTGGCCTCACAGCTGGCCGACCGCATCGGTGTGCCCGCGCTGGTGCTCTTCATCGGGGCGGGTATGATCCTGGGCAGCGATATCTCCGGATGGATCTACTTCGACAACGCAGAGGCGGCGCAGTTGATCGGTACCATTGCACTGGTGGAGATCCTCTTCCAGGGCGGTCTCGAGACCGAGTGGAAGCACGTGCGCAAGGTCATCGTCCCCTCCTCAATCCTTGCCACGGTCGGGGTGCTCCTCACCAGCGGGCTGACAGGGCTGATCGCCTGGTGGGTGCTGGACATCCACTGGACCATGGCCCTCCTGATCGGCGCCATCGTCGGGTCCACAGACGCCGCGGCCACCTTCGCCGTCATTGGCACGTCCGACCTCAGGGCCCGCCTGAAGTACACGCTGGAGGCCGAGTCGGGCCTGAACGACCCGATGGCGATCTTCCTCACGACCATCATGATCATGTGGATCACCCAGGGGCCGCCGACCACCCTGTGGGCCGTCGGCTTCCTGGTATGGCAGATGGGGCTGGGCGTCGTCGGGGGCCTGGTGGCCGGTTGGATCATGAAGAAGCTGTTGCCGCGCATCCGCTTCCAGGCGGCCGGCCTGTACCCGATCCTCCTCACCGGCGTGGCGTTCACGGTCTTCGCGCTGGTGTCGCTGGCCAACGGCAGCGGCTACCTGGCCGTCTACATCCTGGGCATCTACCTGGCCACGCTGGAGATCCCCTACCGCCAGTCGGTCTTCCGCTTCCACGACGGCATGGCCTGGCTCGCCCAGATCGTGATGTTCACCGTGCTCGGCCTGCTCGTGTTCCCGTCGCAGATGGGCCCGATTGCGGTGCCGGCCCTGGCCATCGCGGCGGGGCAGATCCTCGTCGCCCGGCCCCTGGCCGTCTGGCTCTGCACCCTGGGGCAGCGCTTCACGCTGCGGGAGTTCGTGGTGCTCGCCTGGTCGGGTCTGCGCGGTGCGGTGCCCGTTATCCTGGGCACCTATCCGATGGTGGCCGGGGTGCCCAACAGCGGGATGATCTTCCACGTGGTCTTCTTCGTCGTGCTGGTCTCGGCCACGCTGCAGGGATCGACGATCTCCTGGCTGGCGGACAAGCTCGGCCAGCTGTTGAGGGGCGAGCCGCCTCGCCCGGTGCGCCTCGAGCTGATGACGATGGAGCGGCTGAACGCCGACATGCTGGAGGTGGAGCTGAACGAGTCCTCCCGCGCCACCGGGATGCGGCTCGCGGAGCTGGCCCTGCCCGAGCTGTGCACCGTGAGCGCCATCTACCGGGACGGCCGCGTGGTGGCCCCGCGGGGTCACACCAAGCTGCTGGCGGGCGACGTCCTCTTCGTGCTGGCGCCCAAGGACCACAGCGCCCGGGTGGAGGAACTGATCGTCGGGGAAACCTGA
- a CDS encoding sigma-70 family RNA polymerase sigma factor, giving the protein MEGPPTHRTEECREYVDEQRLVERAKDDPGAFGELYDLHFDRIYAYIYRKTGDRQAAEDLTADTFMKALMNIRGYRYTGQPFAAWLYRIASNVVIDYYRVRRPTAPLEEGFPIATTGNTPEEAALALDDQQAIARAVRSLSPDQQDVVLMRFAGDMKLKDIAAALGKTEGAVKALLFRALGALRSKLSESGVRG; this is encoded by the coding sequence TTGGAGGGACCGCCTACGCATCGCACGGAGGAGTGCCGTGAGTACGTCGACGAGCAACGGCTGGTGGAGCGGGCGAAGGACGATCCCGGCGCCTTCGGCGAACTGTACGATCTCCACTTCGACCGCATCTACGCGTACATCTACCGGAAGACCGGCGACCGGCAGGCCGCGGAGGATCTGACCGCCGACACCTTCATGAAGGCGCTTATGAACATCCGGGGCTACCGGTACACCGGACAGCCGTTTGCGGCATGGCTTTACCGAATTGCGTCCAATGTGGTGATCGATTACTACCGGGTTCGCCGACCAACGGCGCCGCTGGAAGAGGGCTTCCCCATCGCCACCACGGGCAACACGCCGGAGGAGGCCGCCCTGGCCCTGGATGACCAGCAGGCGATCGCCCGGGCGGTGCGGTCGCTGTCACCGGATCAGCAGGACGTGGTCCTGATGCGCTTCGCCGGCGACATGAAGCTGAAGGACATCGCGGCGGCGCTGGGCAAGACCGAGGGAGCGGTGAAGGCGCTGCTCTTCCGGGCGCTGGGGGCGCTGCGCAGCAAGCTGAGCGAGAGCGGGGTGCGAGGATGA
- a CDS encoding SIR2 family protein, with translation MDLYLFGAGASAAEGAPATRDLFAMAYRDLGPPFDEQVQAVWDFLAAVFGRQVDGPAAFDHLPPLDQVISLVDWSLHADQGLGPAYDPPRLYRVRQALEHLVCSVLDAAQDRRPGDGPYARFARALAGRPPGSYVLLSLNYDTLLDDALRVAGLTPDYGLGPADGSGPLLLKLHGSLNWAHCPACDHIAVVREQVAHLLPRPAGLSCSRCGSRRLAGVVISPTWLKRSLPAPLSRVFAQALEAVRRAERIVFIGYSLPPADLAVQHLLLRGLLTRKGAAPPRIEVITRRPSEATIDRFRRLFGPGVAFDCTGFRGQS, from the coding sequence ATGGACCTCTACCTCTTCGGCGCCGGCGCCTCTGCGGCCGAGGGCGCTCCGGCCACCCGGGACCTCTTCGCCATGGCCTACCGCGACCTGGGCCCGCCCTTCGACGAGCAGGTCCAGGCGGTTTGGGACTTCCTGGCCGCGGTCTTCGGGCGGCAGGTGGACGGGCCGGCCGCCTTCGACCACCTGCCGCCGCTGGACCAGGTGATCAGCCTGGTGGACTGGTCGCTGCATGCGGACCAGGGGCTCGGACCGGCCTACGACCCGCCCCGGCTCTACCGGGTCCGCCAGGCGCTGGAGCACCTGGTCTGCAGCGTGCTGGACGCCGCGCAGGACCGGCGGCCGGGGGACGGCCCGTACGCGCGCTTCGCCCGCGCCCTCGCGGGGAGGCCGCCGGGCAGCTACGTGCTGCTCTCGCTCAACTACGACACGCTGCTGGACGACGCCCTCCGGGTGGCGGGGCTCACCCCCGACTACGGCCTGGGCCCCGCGGACGGGAGCGGGCCGCTGCTCCTCAAGCTGCACGGGTCCCTGAACTGGGCCCACTGCCCGGCCTGCGACCACATCGCGGTCGTGCGCGAGCAGGTGGCGCACCTCCTGCCGCGCCCCGCCGGCCTCAGCTGCAGCCGCTGCGGCAGCAGGCGCCTGGCGGGGGTGGTCATCTCGCCCACCTGGCTGAAGCGCAGCCTGCCCGCACCGCTCAGCCGCGTCTTCGCGCAGGCGCTGGAGGCGGTCCGCCGGGCCGAGCGCATCGTCTTCATCGGCTACTCGCTGCCGCCCGCGGACCTGGCGGTGCAGCACCTCCTGCTGCGCGGCCTGCTCACCCGAAAGGGCGCGGCGCCGCCCAGGATCGAGGTGATCACCCGCCGGCCGTCGGAGGCGACCATCGACCGCTTCCGCCGGCTCTTCGGCCCCGGGGTCGCCTTCGACTGCACCGGGTTCCGGGGTCAGAGCTGA
- the sucD gene encoding succinate--CoA ligase subunit alpha: protein MAVIINEQTRVVVQGITGSQGQFHTGQMLAFGTNIVGGVNFNKAGQQVHGVPVFATVHEAVEKTGANASIMFVPAPGVKDAAFEAIHAGVKVLVLIPEHVPTQETMEIMAYARQHGVRVIGPNTFGIISPGKKAKMGIMPNHIYKPGPVGIVARSGTLSYEIAFNLSNSGLGQTTVIGMGGDRVIGTNFVDALELFNADPETEAIVMVGEIGGIQEELAAEYIKEHVKKPVVAYLAGKSAPPGKRMGHAGAIIEGNRGTYQSKVEALTAAGVKVAALPWEVADLVRAALR, encoded by the coding sequence ATGGCTGTCATCATCAACGAGCAGACGCGCGTCGTCGTCCAGGGCATCACCGGTTCCCAGGGACAGTTCCACACCGGCCAGATGCTGGCGTTCGGCACCAACATCGTCGGCGGGGTCAACTTCAACAAGGCTGGCCAGCAGGTCCACGGCGTCCCCGTCTTCGCCACCGTCCACGAGGCCGTCGAGAAGACCGGCGCCAACGCCTCCATCATGTTCGTGCCGGCGCCCGGCGTGAAGGACGCCGCCTTCGAGGCCATCCACGCCGGCGTCAAGGTCCTCGTGCTGATCCCCGAGCACGTGCCCACCCAGGAGACCATGGAGATCATGGCCTATGCCAGGCAGCACGGCGTGCGGGTCATCGGCCCCAACACCTTCGGCATCATCTCGCCGGGGAAGAAGGCCAAGATGGGCATCATGCCCAACCACATCTACAAGCCGGGTCCCGTCGGCATCGTGGCCCGCTCGGGCACCCTTTCCTACGAGATTGCCTTCAACCTCTCCAACAGCGGCCTGGGCCAGACCACCGTCATCGGCATGGGCGGCGACCGGGTGATCGGCACCAACTTCGTCGACGCCCTGGAGCTCTTCAACGCCGACCCGGAGACCGAGGCCATCGTCATGGTGGGCGAGATCGGCGGCATCCAGGAGGAGCTGGCCGCCGAGTACATCAAGGAGCACGTGAAGAAGCCCGTGGTGGCCTACCTGGCCGGCAAGTCCGCCCCGCCCGGGAAGCGGATGGGCCACGCCGGCGCCATCATCGAGGGCAACCGTGGCACCTACCAGTCGAAGGTCGAGGCCCTGACCGCCGCCGGCGTCAAGGTGGCCGCCCTGCCGTGGGAGGTCGCCGACCTGGTGCGGGCCGCGCTGCGGTAG